The Syngnathus scovelli strain Florida chromosome 19, RoL_Ssco_1.2, whole genome shotgun sequence region TAAAATCAATACTTGGTCAGTATGCTGTGGAAAATGTAGAAAACAAGCACAGATGACATGATGGAATTCTCTGACCATGAAATGACatcaaggtgtttttttttccccctgtggtTGTTTAGTTGGAGTCGTCGAAAGAAGGCCACATGGGTAAGTCCACGCTAGGGAAAATGCTGATGGTAACACTGTCGACTGTGGAATTATCCACTAATTTTTTACCCTGTATAATCACGACTCTGATAAAAATGTTCATCCTAGCAATTTGAGTGTTATTCCAAACGCAGTCACTGCGATGGAATTGGAAGCACTCATTTTGACTCCCGAAACACTATTTAGCCATATCTATGTATAGCGTAcaatatagtgtgtgtgtgcgcgtgcgtgtgtgtgtgtatgtttataCATTACATGTGATGCGCTTGCAGCTAATCACATGGTTTGTCCTAACATGGGCGCAGATGCAGAGCAGTCTCGACCAGAGACCTCCCCAAGGTCCAAAGACCCCATCGTCAGCACCAAGTCGCCGCTCTGTCCGCCGGTCACGGAATCCCTCAGTCTGCCCAGTCCCTCCAGTGTCCCCAGTCTGCCCAGTCCTCTCAGTCCCTCCAGTGTCCCCAGTCTGCCCAGTCCCTCCAATTTCCCCAGTCTGCCCAGTACACTGGGTTCCGGCAGCACCTTTGTGCCGAgtaagtggaagaaaaaaaaatgatgatgatggaacAATGTCATTATGGCACATCACCATGCTAGACTAATGCTGGACGATGCTAAGCTTATAAGTGATGATGCTTAGATAATGGCAAACAATACTGATTGGTTATTATTCTAAACTAACACATATAATGCTATGATCACACGTTATGATGCTATGTTACCATGTGATAATGCTAAGCTAGTGTGCATTGATGCCAAGGTGACCAAGCTAAGCTAATGCGAGACAATGCTAATCTGATATCTGATGATGCTAAGATAGCACATATAATACTAAGATAACATGCTCAGCTAACATGTGACAATGCTAATCAAACTTGATGATGCTAATCAAACCTGATTATGCTAAGCTAATTGGTGACAATGCTAAACTAACGTGATGATGCTCAGCTAAAGCTAAGCTATTGTGTGCCAATGCTGATGTGTGATGATGGTATGCTAACACTTGACAATAGTGAGTTAATATGCAATGATGTTAAGATGACACCTCAATGCTAATCACAGCTTACAATGCTCAGCTAATAGGTGAAAGTGTTTCACTAGCATGTAATGATTACAAGCTACCAAGTGACAATGCAAAGCTAACATCCCCCCTTTCCTGCCAGACGATTCCGTGGCAGAGGGTGTTCAAGTTCCTCTTCCTGCTCCTCGCCTAAAGAGGGAGCCATCACAAAATGATGAACACCAAGATAGCAACTTGACTGGTCAGTCACACGAATGTCACCAAGTAACAATGCAAAGCTAATATCCCCCGTTCCTTCCAGACGATTCCGTGGCAGAGGGATTTCAAGTTCCTCTTCCTGCTCCTCGCCTGAAGAGGGAGCCATCACAAAATGATGGACACCAAGATAGCAACTTGACTGGTCAGTCCCACGAATGCAATGCACTACCTTACGACAGTAATACTTTGACACTACTAATCTATTACTACTGCTACAACCAGATGAATAATAGGAAACGTACTACTACTATGACAACTTGTACGACTACAACAGTAATACAGTGACATTACTCATCTGCAACGACTGGAGATAGGCCATGACTATTTCGACTCCTACCGCAGTGATGGTTCTACTGCTACTAGTTCCACAGTAATACTCTGGACCCTACTCTCCAACGGTGGCACGATGAGCACTATATTACAATCGTTGTACTTGTTTGTGCGACTCTTGTGACAAAATGTGTTGCGGTTTCCCGTCAGCATGGGGCGTTGCCGCCGCCTCACCGCGACAGCAGCGTTGGTCGTCCCTCAAGACGTCACCACGCCGTTGTCCTGATGTGCGTCAGCGAGCCAAGTCCCTGCCCACCTACTCTCCGACACCGTAACGCCGTTAGCACGTCCCGCTGAATGTGCTAATAGCGCTAACGCCAACAAGAATACTGACCTCAGGGCTCCCAACGCCTCGGTCCTCGCAGAAGTCCAACGGGTGCCCGTGTCTTTATGCTTCCAAGTCATTTTGGTGGCGGATGGCGCGCCCCCCCATTTTGGTGAGCTCGGCTAACTAATTTCCCCCCAATTTGAGCTCAGGTGAGCCGCTTCGCTACAAGTAACCTGTGCTTTTCTATGTTGTAGTGCAAAGCATTACAagcacttttttaaaatattgccATTTTCTTCATTCTGAGCTTGCTGCAAATGGTATGAATGTGAAATTTGGAAACCAAGATGACTTGACGGCATTGGGTATTGGTCTTTTCATTTCCGCATCAAAGTGAAAGAAACTTGTAAGTATTAAAATGGACATTTGCCCTGCGCTAGTATGTTGTTTGACAGCCTAGAATGGTGGCCCAGAGAAAAAATGGACAAAGCAGCATTCTGTTGAGCCTCTTCAGATGAAGCAGAAAGCTGAGCAGTAGTCTAACCTTGGAAAAACTACACACACCAACAAAACTATTCCTCCTGGTGAAAGAAATTCCTTGTTGCCACATTGCATGTCCAAGACTTGGAAGActtgctgttagggttttccaggttatctttatcataggattatgttggaatgtagactataatgattaaccaatcttgtcttgctctcacaacgcagtaaaataaagtggttgcttcctctgcctgagtgaccagctgcagaggaagcaatcaaagttgttctgtttcccacaacatcgtaaaacaccccctgctctgatcttaccagaggccaggggttgaccaaacctgtccactctcacccgcactctgttcctcctaataaatatgcccttgcaggaaggagactttcagattttcattccttgagcgagtgaactctccacctgcaggtttctaaaaggacttacttgtctcccgtgtggttcttgcaaaataagttggagtgagcaaatctctaacacttgcTACTGCGACACAAGCAACAAGACCACGACGAGGCTTCAGAGTGGTGGAGGTTCAGATCAGTGGTGGCCGACTCGGAGGCCAGGACGAGGCGTGTTTGCTGTTAGGGGCTCGATGGTGAAGAACTGAATGATGGTTGTTAGGTAGGCCACTTGATTAAGTATACATGCAGGAGGACGGCGAGCAAGTTGTAAGGTGACGTCACGGCTGAGTTAGCAAGCCCCGGCTTATCTGGGCCTTCTGCTAATCAGTGACTAAGGTCACGCCTGCGCGGTCCAGAGATCGCCTGCCGTCATCCTCCACATCATTTTCCTGGTTGCCGCGCTCCATGAAGGCAtcgctgaagaagaagcagcagctCGTCCTCGTGAGTACCTCGCCTTCGCTTCGCTGGGCAACTGCAGTGTTGGTAAAGATGATGAAGCCAACTTGGAAGAAAGCTCACGTTGCTTTTTCCCCCTACGGAGTGAACGAACAAAACGATCCAAGGCATCCCACGTCACGGCAAATCTGCGACGGGAAACTCGAGAAACAGACCAAGGTGCTCATTTCCAATCGGGCATTTGTGCTTCTCAGCGGAAGGTCATTGATGACATCATGATGATGGCCACAAAGAGATCAGCCAAAAAAAGCTACTGTGGCtggaaaaagtctacacacccgtgGCAAAACGCCAGCTTTTGCCGATGGATGAAAACGAGGCGTTTGTTTCAAAATACATTGACCTTTGATCCGTACGGCTCAATTAAACTCAAGATATCAAATTGAGTGTAGTGGCTGCTTGGCTTGGTCCAACATGGCCACGTGACACAACGCAAAGCTACAACAACTGAACTTAGAAAGAGTGACACCACGCGCCGTCACCTTCCCCCTGAGCCAAATACTCATCTGTCGCATGTAAACCGCTTTGACAAGTCTCAGGCACTAGCAAACTCACATTGACCTCCAAACCGGGCCTGAGTGTGCAGACCCTCTCCTACCTGAGGGGGCGTGTCTGCGTTCATCACAGACCAATCACAATGGAGCTGGTGTTCACCGTGAATCGTCCCCATTTAACGCACTGCTCGTTAACAAATAGGCTTCAGCTGTTCTCGGGTGGGGGAGCGTTGCCATTTGTCACCGCCGAAGCTCTCCACTTGTTAGAGCACCTGCTGTTACTCTCGCTCCCGATGGCGCCCTGCTCACCCGTAAGTGTTTCCTCTATTCGTTCCGCTTTTTCGTTTTGGAAGCTAAGTGAAGGCAACGTTCGTGTCGCGGATCATTGGCCGAGTCACGCGCCGGAAAAAGAAGACAACGAGCTCAGCTTTCCGCCTGGTCAATATCGACGCAATATTGAGACAAACTTGCTAATAACCTCCATCAAACTTTcagcccaaaaaaacaaatcaaaatgttgGTACCCCTCACAAGTCATTCATTCAAGCTCCCACggcagaatgttttttttcccttgtcttTGTAGTTTTTCATTTTGGAGCAGGTTAATTAGTGTTGGAAAGGCCCCTTGAGTTGGCTGACAGTAAGTTGAGTTTGTCCTGAAGACCCGACCTGAAAATGAGCTTTGCTGCCACCGGGTGGCGCTTGTCCTGGCCCCCACGTCTTGTTGCCAAATGTCTTCACTTCATATAATTTCATTGTCTTGCGTTCATGTTGTGTTGCATGTAGAACTTGGTTCCTGCTGTGACGTTTGTTGTCTTTGCCAGGTGGGCGTCCTGTCCGTGTCGCTGGTGACGCTGATCCTGGGCCTCGGACTGGGACTGGGTCTGAAACTGCAGGACTGTCAAGACCAAGGTGACCTCCCGTGCGGGCGCCTCGCACACATTCAGAGCGGCTTCCGTGCCGTCAAAGTGACGCTAAATGTACGCGAGCAGAAGGTCCTTCGAGTGTTTGAAGAAATTCCAATTCATCAAATTCCAGGCCGCCTTGGCGGCAATCATTCACTCGTGCCTTGCTCATGAGCTCCTCGAACATTCCACTGGCTCCACAGCGCGTCGTCGGGACAGAGCGGATGGCTGGACAGGCGTTTGTAGATAAAGATCTTTGCAGAGTCGCTGTAAAGTTGAGTCCTCCAATAAAACTGAGGCTTGGAGCACTTAATGACCTCATTGCCACGTGGCCCATCAACAGCCAGCAATGACTAATCAGTTATATCTTTTGATGCTTTGTGCAGAAAGCACGGCATAAATTTTGCGCGCGAGGTGCAGGGATGGCTTTTGGGGTCACCTGTATGCTAGTCTTTTGAGAGACGTAGAAGGCGGCCAATGTTAGTTAGTGTTAGCCACTGTGTGCGTGTCGCACGGCACGCTCCATCAAGCGTTGAACATTAATGGAGTTACCGCGGAAAGGCACGCGATTGTGTCTCGTCAGCGGTTTCCAAAGCGTCGATTGAGCAGCAACTTCTTGGCGACCAATGACCGCAAAGGGAAGGACCCCATGTGTGAGTCATTTGGTGTCGTCCATACCCCAGTGGCACCGCTGCAGACGTGCAGGAACCGCTGCTACCAGCCGTATGACGGCGCCACCCCTGGCTGCAGATGTGACGACGCCTGCCAGGGGAGTGGGACCTGTTGCCATGACTACCACGACCTCTGCAAAGCCCCTGGTGAGAGGTCGCCAACCTGCGCGAACAGTCCGTCTGGCTGACGCGCTTGCGTGCAGGTGAACTTTGGGAGTGCACGCGTCTGCGCTGCGGCGAGACAAGGCTGTCCACCAGCAGGTGTCACTGTTCGGACGACTGCGCCGCAAATTCGGACTGCTGCAGCAACTACCGACACATCTGCCAGGGTAAGGTGCGCGCCAGCCACGCGTTGGGGCGCATTATCATGTGACTTGACCGTGTTGGCAGGCGAGCCCGAATGGGTGGAAGACGAATGCGACGACCTGTCACGCCCCTCCTGTCCGCCAGGGTACCACGCATGCGCACATGCAGTCATATGCAATCGGTAGCGCCTCCGCAGACGCGACGTGGCATGACGGGCGGTGTCTGTCTTCGCTAGCTTCCAGCGCCAGCCTCTGCTTCTCGTGTCTCTGGACGGCCTGCGAGCAGACTACCTGCGCCTTTGGAGCCCGCTCATCCCGGTTCTCAGCAAACTCAGTGAGTCATCAACCgctttccgccgccgccgctgccttaGGCTTTGACCACTGTGATTATTGTCTACAGAACAATGTCTCACAGCGAGTCAACTCTTGAGGCCATGCTGTGACTTTGCTCCTCACATAGTGCAGAAAAAACACCTCATCTTTGTTGGGGTGTGATGGTGATATTGTTAGGGTAATATTTTTCCCTCTACTCCCTCCAGAAAGATGTGGAACGTCGACACCTTATATGCAGTCAGCCTTTCCCAGCAAGACTTTCCCCAACCACTACAGCATTGTCACggtaacaaacacacacagacaagggCACACAGTCAAGGTTGCATTGACATCATCCCCATTGACAACACACGGACATGCCcgcgcatacacacacgcacgcacacgcacaccagGGTCTGTATCCTGAATCCAACGGTTTGATTGACAACGTGATGTACGATCCTGTGATGGATGCCATTTTCACCTTGTCGAGTCCGGAGAAGGAGAACCCTGCATGGTATCTAGGACAACCGGTGAGTGGACTAATTCggacgggtgtgtgtgtgtgcgtcactTATGGCTGAGCGGGATTTCCTCTCCAGGTTTGGCACACGGCAAAGTATCAGGGCCTGAAGTCTGGAACCTTCTTCTGGCCCGGATCGGATGTGAAAATAAACGGAAGCTTCCCAGACATCTACCGGCCATACGACGGGTACGCGGCGAGACTCTTCCTGAGCCACTGCCAACGGAACGGCGAGCTCATGGCCTGCGTTTGACTTGCAGGAAAATCCCATTCGAGGAGCGAGTCCTGACAGTGTTGAAGTGGCTCCAGCTGCCGGCCACTCAAAGGTGACTCGACTTTCGGTCCCCGCCTGCAACCCGTGAGCCGCGTTGTCATGTGCCGTCCGGTCTCCTCCAGACCGGACTTCTACACCCTCTACCTGGAGGAGCCAGACAAATCAGGACACAGCTTCGGTCCTGTCAGCGGGGGGGTATGTCCAAACCGTGATCGGCACTGAGCTCCAATGATGTGAATGAATCATGTGACTTGGCCACAGGTAGTGCAGGCCATTAAAGGTGTGGACAAAATGATCGGTCAGCTGATGAACGGACTCAAGCAAATGGGACTTCACCGCTGCGTCAACGTCATAGTGGTGGCTGATCACGGTATGTGCACTGAGGCTCTTGTCGGGCAAGGCAGAGAATAACTTTGCCGTGTGTGCTGACAGGCATGGAGGAGACCAGCTGCGACAGGAAGGAAAACCTGCAGGAGTTTCTGGGCCATGTGGATGACTACATTGCTACCGAGGGCCCCTTTGGACGCATCCGGGCCAAGAACGCCGACGCTGACTGTGAGTGGAGGGTCTTTAAAAAGGTCTTTTAAAAGCCAAGCCCGAGCGCCATTTGAACTCTGCTGAAAAGTGAGATTCTCTTTGGCACAGGTTTTTAAAAGTAGTCCGTGTTCTGAGCGAGTAAGAACGAGTAACCCTCCCTCTAAATCAcaaatgtcaaactcaaggcccgggggccagatatggaccgccacatcattttatgtagccCCCGAAgacattgtgcatcaaattcgtgcgttactagaattgcaaattgtcttcacttttaataatctctttttttgtaaatatttgaccagtttttactcatctgattggaaaacgagttatttgtcagtttgttttgtagcttttactgtatataatatgaggtgctcatacatttatttgggttgacagtcataatggccctctgatagaagctatgactacaatgtggcccacgaaaaaaaggagtttgacacccctgctctaaatgaAGACCGCACACTAACATGAGCGTGAATGACTCGTAGCAAGCTCGGTAACGTCTGTTTGTGTTTCAGTGGATGCAGCTGGCATTGTTGCCAACTTGACGGTGAGCACAAATACCACGTCGAAGATGCCGTGTGCACGGGTGGGAGCGACGTTGTGCTTGTTGACCTTTTAGTGCAAGCGCGCGACGCAGAAGCTGTGGCCGTACCTGAAGTGGCACCTGCCCAAACGGCTTCACTTCGCCAACAGCCGTCGTATTGAAGATGTCAATGTGCTGGTGGAGCCAAAATGGCTGCTGGAAAGGTAGGCAGGCGCGCCCCGCTCTGCCCCGCCCACACCTGTTCCCGAGTCACGGCACCGCTCTGGTCTCAGGCTTCCGGGCTCGCTGCGCTTCTGCGACGGCGGCCAGCACGGCTACGACAACGATGTGGCCAGCATGCACGTGAGTTCACGTGCTAGCATGCTAACGAGGCAGCATGCTAACGCGGCTCTGCTCTGATCCCTCCGCCAGGCCATGTTCGTTGCTTACGGGCCAAAGTTTGTCTCTCGCACGGAAGTGGAACCCTTCGCCAACATCGAGCTGTACAACCTCATGTGCGGTCAGTCTGCGCTGCCGCCGGCACACTGgctcttgtgactcctatgaccTTTGCAACCCATGTGAGTGCAGACGTGCTGCAGATCTCACCAGCCGCCAACAACGGCACGCACGGCAGCCTGAACCACATGTTGCGACAGCCCTTCTATTCGCCCACGCCCCTGCCGGAGCGCAGCGCACCCACTGAGTGCCGCCTTAGCAGTCTGCAGCCGCAAGACCCGCTGGGCTGCTCCTGCCCCAGCATGGTGcgtccggcggcggcggcgcgcctCCTCTTGCGTCAGATTCCGGTCCTCTAACTGTTACCAGGCTTGTTACTGTTGGTGGCACTGTTTTCAGTCCTGCTCTGCTGGAACACTTAGTGGCACTAGGACTAGTTGTTGTTACTGCGTCTTTCGTTTTGAGTTGCTGGTGCTGTTAGACTTAGGTTACTGCTGGTGCTCCTCTAGCTGTTAGCTTTAGCATTCATGGAACTGTTATCGTTGTGTTTTTGTGCTTCCTGCCGGGCGGGCTCCTCAGAGCGTGGACGCCGTCGAGACCGCTAACCGTCGCCTCAACATGACATCCGCTCAAGGTGAGCCCATCACTACTGCGGCGTCTGGTTGCTACCTTTGTCCAAATTATCTTTGCACCCCTTCCCATTCCTGCAGAAGCGGCGGCGCGGCGCAAACACCTGATGTTTGGCCGGCCACGCCTGCTGAGGCCCGGGGAACGCTACTGCATCCTCCACCAGGAGGCGTTTGTCAGCGCCTACAGCCGTGACCTGAAGATGCCATTGTGGAGTTCTTTCAACATGGACGCGCCGGTACGCCTGCCGTAGCTGCAGCTctctggattattattttttttttttcttttctcctctcCCCCTTCTGGGTGTTCAGCAAAATGTCCTGACTTCACAATGACAAAGCAAGGAGGAGACGGTTGAAAGCCCCAAGTGTGGCGGCAGTACTTGCGCTGCGTGTCGATGGCTGCCTTTTGATATTCCCCTTTTGGCAGAGCAACTCTGAGCCGCTGCCACCCATCGGGGCGGACTGCCTGCGGGCCGACGTCCGGATCCCCCCATCTGACAGTCGTGGTTGTGAGGACTATGGCCACTTCACCCGTGCCTTCCTCTACCCGCCTGGTACGCCTGGGCCAGAGTCTGCGCCCTGAGCCACAATAAGCTCAAATGACCTTTCTGTCGTGTTGCAGGTCTGACCCTGAAGGAGGCGGAGCGCTATGACGCCCTGCTGAGCAGCCACATGGTGCCCATGTACCCGCAGTTTCACAGTACGTTGTCGCGTGGAGTCAAGAGACGTGGAGTAGTCGCTGTCCGTGACTGCCGCCAATACTCTTTCCGCCGCTTTGCTGAACACGCCGTTACTTAGTCCAGCAATCCAAAGCATTCTCAGCATGCCAGTGGCTAATACTAACAGCAAGACTCGACATGAATTAAATTTGGCAGACAGTTTGTGTGCTGTGGAAGCAGTGGCTGGCCACCCAGAGGAGGAAAAGAGTCCCTGCAGCTTGCATGAAGCTGTTTTGaagcgttttgctgtgcattccCTGGCCACCAAGAGGCAGTGTCATACTGGCACACGCACGCATACGAGACCTTTTCGAATCACTCTCGAGCTAGTCGTCTATTGCTCGAGATAAACTGTCGTCATGATGTTTTCACAATgctcattgctttttttttcttaccccccccctcctcaaacaTTTGCACATGATGCCTGACGCTGCTGCTAAAATTGGCGACGTCCCTACTTCAATAGGAACCCTCCAGTTCAGTTCTGAAAAGCAACAGTTTTCGTGTTTTGTTTGAGGAAGTTGATGATGCAAAGAATGTATTTCATACTTGTGTCCCATCCTTTCCACTTTAGGGATCTGGACGTATTTCCAGGGCGTGCTGCTCAAGAAGTACGCCGGCGTCTACAATGGCATCAACGTGCTAACTGGCCCCGTCTTCGACTACAACCATGACGGACGCCGCGACCGACCCGAGCTCATCGAGcggtacaaaaaaaagaaaaatgcacacAGACAAGGCTCGAGACTGTTAGCTCTTTTTATTCAATTAAGTTCAGTTAGCTGACACGTTTTTGATTGTCAATCAAAACTTGAATGAGTGAGGTTGAGAAAATAAAAGGAGCTGCCATTGAATGGCCGGTATTGAGACCAGGTCCATGGTGGGCGGCCTGTTGGCACGCGCTTTAACCACGCGGCCGTGTCACCCAGGTGGGCAACCCCGGGCAACGCGTCTGTGCCCACGCATTACTTTGCCGTGCTGAGCAGCTGTCGCAACGCCAGCCGCCCGCTGCCAGAATGTGAGGGAGCGCTGCGTGCCGTCGCCTTCCTGCTGCCTCACAGAGCCGACAACTCCGAGAACTGCCAGGTAGGGCCAAGCGCCTTGTTGTCCGGTTGCCGGCAGACGCCTTTAACTTGCCGTGCCATCGGGCTGCCGTGACGGCGCCATTATAACTGATTGGCCTTCAACAGAGCGACAAAGACGAAGCTTCCTGGGTGGAAGATCACATTTGGTTCCACCAAGCTCGCGTGCGAGACGTGGAGTGGATCACAGGACTGGATTTCTACCAGGAGAGTAACAGACCACTGCCTGAGCTCCTGCGACTCAAGACCCGCCCCACAGCTGCCAATCAAAAGCCATAACCAAGACAGGGATTGTCTTTTTTGGCTTAACTGTGTACAAATGTCACTACAGTCAATAAAGTTTTGAGGCACAAGCTGACAGAGTCCACGTGACTTTGtgcttttattatattttatgtgCCTTGTCAAAAGCCTGTCGTGTCCAAGGGACAGCGGGCTTCTCCCATCTCGTTACCAGCTGCCACTCGTCCAATGTGATGAGTTGATAAGAACGCAAACTCCTAACCTGACATTCAACAGAGTAGAAATATTCTTTGCTTTCGTCCTGGTTAAATCATACCACGGATGTTTGAGCCCCCCTTTTCATTTCGGGCCGGTATTGGTGCAAGTAGATTCTACCGGCCGATACAAAGTAGCGACAGCTTGAATACATTGATTAACAACAATGACAAAATGTAGCGACGTTGTTGAGGGCCAGCTCCTGCAAGGgaagacttttctttttttttttcaatgttccGAAATGATCTCACGTGCCCTCATTTCACACTTTTATTACGTCGTAACCATCAAGTGGAATAAACCATGAatgccggctaaaacaaacctggCAAAATAAGCCAATTGAAACAGAAATGAACAAGCAATGGTTAAAGAAAGAACAGATTAGCCAGTCAGGGTGTTTGGGCTTTTTTTATTCTCTAAGAACAGCAAAAGGGTTCATCCCAAAGTCAAGTAACCGTTATTTTGTTGAGTGTGTTAAATAAGACATGGGAGCCAGACGTAAACGAAAAGCGGGGAGGCGAGGCGCCAGAAGCAACAATG contains the following coding sequences:
- the LOC125987394 gene encoding venom phosphodiesterase 1 isoform X1 — protein: MAPCSPVGVLSVSLVTLILGLGLGLGLKLQDCQDQVAPLQTCRNRCYQPYDGATPGCRCDDACQGSGTCCHDYHDLCKAPGELWECTRLRCGETRLSTSRCHCSDDCAANSDCCSNYRHICQGEPEWVEDECDDLSRPSCPPGFQRQPLLLVSLDGLRADYLRLWSPLIPVLSKLKRCGTSTPYMQSAFPSKTFPNHYSIVTGLYPESNGLIDNVMYDPVMDAIFTLSSPEKENPAWYLGQPVWHTAKYQGLKSGTFFWPGSDVKINGSFPDIYRPYDGKIPFEERVLTVLKWLQLPATQRPDFYTLYLEEPDKSGHSFGPVSGGVVQAIKGVDKMIGQLMNGLKQMGLHRCVNVIVVADHGMEETSCDRKENLQEFLGHVDDYIATEGPFGRIRAKNADADLDAAGIVANLTCKRATQKLWPYLKWHLPKRLHFANSRRIEDVNVLVEPKWLLERLPGSLRFCDGGQHGYDNDVASMHAMFVAYGPKFVSRTEVEPFANIELYNLMCDVLQISPAANNGTHGSLNHMLRQPFYSPTPLPERSAPTECRLSSLQPQDPLGCSCPSMSVDAVETANRRLNMTSAQEAAARRKHLMFGRPRLLRPGERYCILHQEAFVSAYSRDLKMPLWSSFNMDAPSNSEPLPPIGADCLRADVRIPPSDSRGCEDYGHFTRAFLYPPGLTLKEAERYDALLSSHMVPMYPQFHRIWTYFQGVLLKKYAGVYNGINVLTGPVFDYNHDGRRDRPELIERWATPGNASVPTHYFAVLSSCRNASRPLPECEGALRAVAFLLPHRADNSENCQLIGLQQSDKDEASWVEDHIWFHQARVRDVEWITGLDFYQESNRPLPELLRLKTRPTAANQKP
- the LOC125987394 gene encoding venom phosphodiesterase 1 isoform X3, whose protein sequence is MKASLKKKQQLVLVGVLSVSLVTLILGLGLGLGLKLQDCQDQVAPLQTCRNRCYQPYDGATPGCRCDDACQGSGTCCHDYHDLCKAPGELWECTRLRCGETRLSTSRCHCSDDCAANSDCCSNYRHICQGEPEWVEDECDDLSRPSCPPGFQRQPLLLVSLDGLRADYLRLWSPLIPVLSKLKRCGTSTPYMQSAFPSKTFPNHYSIVTGLYPESNGLIDNVMYDPVMDAIFTLSSPEKENPAWYLGQPVWHTAKYQGLKSGTFFWPGSDVKINGSFPDIYRPYDGKIPFEERVLTVLKWLQLPATQRPDFYTLYLEEPDKSGHSFGPVSGGVVQAIKGVDKMIGQLMNGLKQMGLHRCVNVIVVADHGMEETSCDRKENLQEFLGHVDDYIATEGPFGRIRAKNADADLDAAGIVANLTCKRATQKLWPYLKWHLPKRLHFANSRRIEDVNVLVEPKWLLERLPGSLRFCDGGQHGYDNDVASMHAMFVAYGPKFVSRTEVEPFANIELYNLMCDVLQISPAANNGTHGSLNHMLRQPFYSPTPLPERSAPTECRLSSLQPQDPLGCSCPSMSVDAVETANRRLNMTSAQEAAARRKHLMFGRPRLLRPGERYCILHQEAFVSAYSRDLKMPLWSSFNMDAPSNSEPLPPIGADCLRADVRIPPSDSRGCEDYGHFTRAFLYPPGLTLKEAERYDALLSSHMVPMYPQFHRIWTYFQGVLLKKYAGVYNGINVLTGPVFDYNHDGRRDRPELIERWATPGNASVPTHYFAVLSSCRNASRPLPECEGALRAVAFLLPHRADNSENCQLIGLQQSDKDEASWVEDHIWFHQARVRDVEWITGLDFYQESNRPLPELLRLKTRPTAANQKP
- the LOC125987394 gene encoding venom phosphodiesterase 1 isoform X2 — translated: MAPCSPVGVLSVSLVTLILGLGLGLGLKLQDCQDQVAPLQTCRNRCYQPYDGATPGCRCDDACQGSGTCCHDYHDLCKAPGELWECTRLRCGETRLSTSRCHCSDDCAANSDCCSNYRHICQGEPEWVEDECDDLSRPSCPPGFQRQPLLLVSLDGLRADYLRLWSPLIPVLSKLKRCGTSTPYMQSAFPSKTFPNHYSIVTGLYPESNGLIDNVMYDPVMDAIFTLSSPEKENPAWYLGQPVWHTAKYQGLKSGTFFWPGSDVKINGSFPDIYRPYDGKIPFEERVLTVLKWLQLPATQRPDFYTLYLEEPDKSGHSFGPVSGGVVQAIKGVDKMIGQLMNGLKQMGLHRCVNVIVVADHGMEETSCDRKENLQEFLGHVDDYIATEGPFGRIRAKNADADLDAAGIVANLTCKRATQKLWPYLKWHLPKRLHFANSRRIEDVNVLVEPKWLLERLPGSLRFCDGGQHGYDNDVASMHAMFVAYGPKFVSRTEVEPFANIELYNLMCDVLQISPAANNGTHGSLNHMLRQPFYSPTPLPERSAPTECRLSSLQPQDPLGCSCPSMSVDAVETANRRLNMTSAQEAAARRKHLMFGRPRLLRPGERYCILHQEAFVSAYSRDLKMPLWSSFNMDAPSNSEPLPPIGADCLRADVRIPPSDSRGCEDYGHFTRAFLYPPGLTLKEAERYDALLSSHMVPMYPQFHRIWTYFQGVLLKKYAGVYNGINVLTGPVFDYNHDGRRDRPELIERWATPGNASVPTHYFAVLSSCRNASRPLPECEGALRAVAFLLPHRADNSENCQSDKDEASWVEDHIWFHQARVRDVEWITGLDFYQESNRPLPELLRLKTRPTAANQKP